The following proteins are encoded in a genomic region of Arachis stenosperma cultivar V10309 chromosome 4, arast.V10309.gnm1.PFL2, whole genome shotgun sequence:
- the LOC130975164 gene encoding uncharacterized protein LOC130975164 yields the protein MVTTSDQEDEDEQSNLSQQPENNSTEEEDRDHQEPEISQQELLKLYTPFSQLLNGAVGKRIYSRFLDFVASLHVNIPFIKAIQQMPAFIKYMKDLLPRKRSIKGGQTIVLNKECSALIQPKLPAKRRDPGSFHIPCALGETMFDRALCDLGASINLLPLSLAKRLQINEILPTDVVIRLANKTQKQAIGVVENVLLKVGKYFLPTDFVILDMEESHTHPIILGRPFLATARALIDVEKGELILRIHDERLSFNVFKLSHEVDQEHKEPSKDHDEMLKEEASTEAHPTYLETPLVDKQGKQQLPQLKEKLEEPKPLEAYEDNITNPLEKEVIKSKTISKDTRKKVRVISAYFPDIPPNLPTIPSQLPKVFTIYRILSLEHVEIIDTTNGYKSTARGEDFKHYQPP from the coding sequence ATGGTCACTACAAGTGATCAAGAGGATGAAGACGAGCAAAGCAACCTCTCCCAACAGCCTGAAAACAACTCAACAGAGGAGGAGGATagagatcaccaagaaccagaAATCTCACAACAAGAGTTGCTGAAGCTCTATACACCATTTTCCCAACTGCTCAATGGTGCTGTggggaagagaatatactcaagGTTCCTAGACTTTGTTGCATCTCTGCATGTGAACATACCATTCATCAAGGCCATACAACAAATGCCTGCATTCATCAAGTACATGAAGGATCTTCTTCCTAGGAAACGCTCAATCAAAGGAGGCCAAACTATAGTGTTAaacaaggaatgtagtgccCTTATTCAACCTAAATTGCCTGCAAAAAGAAgagacccagggagttttcacatTCCCTGTGCCTTAGGGGAAACAATGTTTGACAGAGCACTCTGTGATTTAggggcaagcatcaacttacTGCCCCTATCCCTGGCGAAGAGGCTACAGATCAATGAGATATTGCCCACAGATGTGGTCATCAGACTGGCTAACAAGACTCAAAAgcaagcaataggagtggtGGAAAATGTGTTACTAAAGGTTGGGAAATACTTTCTCCCAACAGACTTTGTCATCCTGGACATGGAAGAGAGTCACACTCACCCAATCATATTGGGAAGACCCTTTCTAGCTACGgccagagcactcatagatgtggaGAAAGGGGAGCTAATATTGAGGATCCATGATGAACGGCTCAGCTTTAATGTTTTCAAACTCTCACATGAAGTAGACCAAGAGCACAAGGAACCAAGTAAAGATCATGATGAGATGCtgaaggaggaagcaagcacTGAAGCACACCCAACCTATTTGGAGACTCCTTTGGTTGATAAACAAGGGAAACAGCAACTACCACAGCTCAAGGAAAAGTTAGAAGAACCTAAACCTCTAGAGGCATATGAAGACAACATCACAAATCCCTTAGAAAAAGAAGTCATCAAGAGCAAGACAATATCAAAGGACACAAGGAAGAAGGTACGAGTGATCTCAGCTTACTTTCCAGATATCCCCCCTAATCTCCCTACTATACCATCTCAGTTACCTAAAGTCTTCACTATCTACAGAATTCTCTCCCTGGAACATGTAGAGATCATTGATACAACCAATGGATACAAGTCCACAGCGAGAGGGGAGGACTTCAAGCATTACCAACCACCCTGA